Proteins from a single region of Hordeum vulgare subsp. vulgare chromosome 6H, MorexV3_pseudomolecules_assembly, whole genome shotgun sequence:
- the LOC123402658 gene encoding testis-expressed protein 2-like isoform X1 codes for MAVAIFLSGFLLGLLALALAEGAAILWAVSSLRRRRPSPPPPEAAAAELSGDRPFPAEKQGFLWMLEPGKVPKVSNGNRLPPTGVQKGMKDKKNIVEVSPIRMRAKMKGHSLFLTGPDGSQITIELLDCTVLAVSASNLPSRKWSKRYPIKLESKGSDICKRSKVCYLYVDTSWEKESWCKALRLASSTDKEKLKLHNRLSEEFRSYISSLHAGYPCFLKSTVSAEDREIMDKSVKSDGSSKARLFLKKLARKASIKASQFTRTSSNSAQAERKTLQKTCSCNGAALIDAQEERSSSNPSSLDIKQPSTPSSDFSHSNRFSDSPDTNVDEKFTDEGTLCWNLLISRLFFDAKMSDDISKSIKARLQRKLSNMRTAAYIGEITLTDFNLGELPPYLRRMRVVPRDLNEMWAFEFDFEYCSEIILNVEARLEVQEPELKKDIMRSTPEANTNGNQFGPSQLLASVVEDEDEADVLRRSKRTGRTSRWKNILHSITDHVSQVPFSLAIKVTSIRGTMRMHIKPPPSDQIWYGFTSMPELVWELESSVGDRKITNSHVASLISNRIKASLHQSLVLPNCESIPMSWMISEKDDWVPRRAAPFIWLNREHSEAASSHSSGMGKLQPDDVAASKSSPPAPSTRSDDEPLKKVTSTRWPNEEPRTEASTSSGSSLPSEGELSNQLMAPLLSTREFEEDASENAAVGSSLQLGVVVPAGHRRPPLSSSASLGEYDLKRKGSKRAAVMCLGRKMSGKLEEKTRHIVEKMKESSGKEQ; via the exons atGGCGGTGGCGATCTTCCTCTCGGGCTTCCTCCTCGGCCTCCTCGCGCTCGCTCTCGCGGAGGGGGCGGCGATTCTCTGGGCCGTcagctccctgcgccgccgccggccaAGCCCTCCGCCTCCggaggccgccgccgccgagctCTCCGGCGACCGGCCGTTCCCCGCCGAGAAGCAG GGTTTTCTCTGGATGTTAGAGCCAGGAAAGGTGCCAAAAGTTAGCAACGGCAACCGCTTACCACCAACTGGGGTTCAGAAAGGCATGAAGGATAAAAAGAACATCGTCGAGGTTTCTCCGATAAGGATGAGGGCTAAAATGAAAGGCCACTCGCTTTTCTTGACAGGTCCCGATGGTTCTCAGATAACCATTGAGCTTTTGGATTGCACTGTTCTTGCTGTTTCTGCATCTAACCTACCTTCACGTAAATG GTCTAAGAGGTATCCGATAAAACTAGAAAGCAAGGGATCTGACATTTGCAAGCGGAGCAAGGTATGCTATCTTTATGTGGACACCTCTTGGGAGAAAGAATCATGGTGTAAAGCACTTCGTCTTGCATCTTCTACAGACAAGGAAAAACTAAAACTGCATAACAGGTTGAGCGAAGAGTTCAGAAGTTACATATCCTCTTTGCACGCTGGATACCCTTGTTTCCTGAAATCAACTGTTTCTGCTGAGGATCGTGAAATTATGGACAAGTCAGTAAAGTCTGATGGGTCGTCAAAAGCACGCCTTTTCCTTAAAAAGTTGGCTAGGAAGGCATCTATAAAAGCTTCCCAGTTCACTAGAACAAGCTCAAACTCAGCACAAGCAGAAAGAAAGACGCTCCAAAAAACATGCAGCTGCAATGGTGCTGCACTGATTGATGCACAAGAAGAAAGGTCAAGCAGTAATCCATCATCACTAGACATAAAGCAACCCAGTACGCCTAGTTCTGATTTCAGTCACAGCAACAGATTCTCAGATTCTCCTGATACAAATGTAGATGAAAAGTTTACCGATGAAGGCACACTTTGTTGGAACCTCCTGATCTCTCGGTTGTTTTTTGATGCTAAAATGAGTGACGATATAAGTAAATCCATTAAAGCACGTCTTCAG CGAAAATTGTCAAACATGAGAACTGCTGCCTATATTGGTGAAATTACACTTACTGATTTCAATCTTGGAGAACTTCCACCATATTTGCGAAGGATGAGAGTCGTCCCAAGGGATCTGAATGAAATGTGGGCTTTCGAATTTGATTTTGAATATTGTAGTGAAATTATACTGAATGTTGAAGCAAGACTTGAGGTTCAGGAACCAGAGCTGAAAAAAGACATAATGAGAAGTACTCCTGAAGCGAATACTAATGGCAACCAATTTGGACCTTCGCAACTTTTGGCTTCTGTAGTGGAAGATGAAGATGAGGCAG ATGTGTTAAGGCGCTCAAAGAGAACTGGGAGGACATCAAGGTGGAAAAATATCTTGCATTCAATTACTGACCATGTCTCTCAG GTGCCGTTTTCATTGGCAATTAAAGTAACTTCTATTCGTGGGACAATGCGCATGCATATAAAGCCTCCTCCCTCAGATCAAATCTGGTATGGATTTACATCAATGCCAGAGCTTGTGTGGGAATTGGAGTCTTCAGTTGGGGACAGGAAGATCACCAACAGCCACGTCGCTTCGCTTATCAGCAACAGAATCAAG GCTTCGCTTCACCAAAGCTTGGTACTGCCGAATTGTGAAAGTATTCCCATGTCCTGGATGATATCAGAGAAGGATGATTGGGTGCCTCGCAGAGCTGCACCTTTTATATGGCTGAATCGTGAACACAGCGAGGCAGCAAGCAGTCATAGTTCAGGCATGGGTAAGCTCCAGCCTGATGATGTTGCCGCTAGCAAATCAAGTCCACCTGCTCCTTCAACTAGAAGCGACGACGAACCGCTGAAGAAGGTGACATCCACTCGTTGGCCTAACGAagaaccaagaacagaagcatcaACCAGCTCCGGTTCTTCCCTACCTTCAGAAGGTGAACTTTCTAACCAGTTGATGGCGCCGCTGCTGAGCACCAGGGAATTCGAGGAAGATGCTTCTGAAAATGCAGCAGTGGGCTCTTCTCTTCAGTTAGGAGTGGTGGTACCTGCTGGGCATCGGCGGCCGCCATTGTCATCCTCTGCGTCTCTTGGGGAGTATGACCTGAAGAGGAAAGGCAGCAAGCGAGCTGCGGTGATGTGTTTGGGGAGGAAGATGAGCGGCAAATTGGAAGAAAAGACACGGCATATTGTCGAGAAGATGAAGGAGAGTTCTGGAAAGGAGCAATAG
- the LOC123402658 gene encoding testis-expressed protein 2-like isoform X2, producing the protein MLEPGKVPKVSNGNRLPPTGVQKGMKDKKNIVEVSPIRMRAKMKGHSLFLTGPDGSQITIELLDCTVLAVSASNLPSRKWSKRYPIKLESKGSDICKRSKVCYLYVDTSWEKESWCKALRLASSTDKEKLKLHNRLSEEFRSYISSLHAGYPCFLKSTVSAEDREIMDKSVKSDGSSKARLFLKKLARKASIKASQFTRTSSNSAQAERKTLQKTCSCNGAALIDAQEERSSSNPSSLDIKQPSTPSSDFSHSNRFSDSPDTNVDEKFTDEGTLCWNLLISRLFFDAKMSDDISKSIKARLQRKLSNMRTAAYIGEITLTDFNLGELPPYLRRMRVVPRDLNEMWAFEFDFEYCSEIILNVEARLEVQEPELKKDIMRSTPEANTNGNQFGPSQLLASVVEDEDEADVLRRSKRTGRTSRWKNILHSITDHVSQVPFSLAIKVTSIRGTMRMHIKPPPSDQIWYGFTSMPELVWELESSVGDRKITNSHVASLISNRIKASLHQSLVLPNCESIPMSWMISEKDDWVPRRAAPFIWLNREHSEAASSHSSGMGKLQPDDVAASKSSPPAPSTRSDDEPLKKVTSTRWPNEEPRTEASTSSGSSLPSEGELSNQLMAPLLSTREFEEDASENAAVGSSLQLGVVVPAGHRRPPLSSSASLGEYDLKRKGSKRAAVMCLGRKMSGKLEEKTRHIVEKMKESSGKEQ; encoded by the exons ATGTTAGAGCCAGGAAAGGTGCCAAAAGTTAGCAACGGCAACCGCTTACCACCAACTGGGGTTCAGAAAGGCATGAAGGATAAAAAGAACATCGTCGAGGTTTCTCCGATAAGGATGAGGGCTAAAATGAAAGGCCACTCGCTTTTCTTGACAGGTCCCGATGGTTCTCAGATAACCATTGAGCTTTTGGATTGCACTGTTCTTGCTGTTTCTGCATCTAACCTACCTTCACGTAAATG GTCTAAGAGGTATCCGATAAAACTAGAAAGCAAGGGATCTGACATTTGCAAGCGGAGCAAGGTATGCTATCTTTATGTGGACACCTCTTGGGAGAAAGAATCATGGTGTAAAGCACTTCGTCTTGCATCTTCTACAGACAAGGAAAAACTAAAACTGCATAACAGGTTGAGCGAAGAGTTCAGAAGTTACATATCCTCTTTGCACGCTGGATACCCTTGTTTCCTGAAATCAACTGTTTCTGCTGAGGATCGTGAAATTATGGACAAGTCAGTAAAGTCTGATGGGTCGTCAAAAGCACGCCTTTTCCTTAAAAAGTTGGCTAGGAAGGCATCTATAAAAGCTTCCCAGTTCACTAGAACAAGCTCAAACTCAGCACAAGCAGAAAGAAAGACGCTCCAAAAAACATGCAGCTGCAATGGTGCTGCACTGATTGATGCACAAGAAGAAAGGTCAAGCAGTAATCCATCATCACTAGACATAAAGCAACCCAGTACGCCTAGTTCTGATTTCAGTCACAGCAACAGATTCTCAGATTCTCCTGATACAAATGTAGATGAAAAGTTTACCGATGAAGGCACACTTTGTTGGAACCTCCTGATCTCTCGGTTGTTTTTTGATGCTAAAATGAGTGACGATATAAGTAAATCCATTAAAGCACGTCTTCAG CGAAAATTGTCAAACATGAGAACTGCTGCCTATATTGGTGAAATTACACTTACTGATTTCAATCTTGGAGAACTTCCACCATATTTGCGAAGGATGAGAGTCGTCCCAAGGGATCTGAATGAAATGTGGGCTTTCGAATTTGATTTTGAATATTGTAGTGAAATTATACTGAATGTTGAAGCAAGACTTGAGGTTCAGGAACCAGAGCTGAAAAAAGACATAATGAGAAGTACTCCTGAAGCGAATACTAATGGCAACCAATTTGGACCTTCGCAACTTTTGGCTTCTGTAGTGGAAGATGAAGATGAGGCAG ATGTGTTAAGGCGCTCAAAGAGAACTGGGAGGACATCAAGGTGGAAAAATATCTTGCATTCAATTACTGACCATGTCTCTCAG GTGCCGTTTTCATTGGCAATTAAAGTAACTTCTATTCGTGGGACAATGCGCATGCATATAAAGCCTCCTCCCTCAGATCAAATCTGGTATGGATTTACATCAATGCCAGAGCTTGTGTGGGAATTGGAGTCTTCAGTTGGGGACAGGAAGATCACCAACAGCCACGTCGCTTCGCTTATCAGCAACAGAATCAAG GCTTCGCTTCACCAAAGCTTGGTACTGCCGAATTGTGAAAGTATTCCCATGTCCTGGATGATATCAGAGAAGGATGATTGGGTGCCTCGCAGAGCTGCACCTTTTATATGGCTGAATCGTGAACACAGCGAGGCAGCAAGCAGTCATAGTTCAGGCATGGGTAAGCTCCAGCCTGATGATGTTGCCGCTAGCAAATCAAGTCCACCTGCTCCTTCAACTAGAAGCGACGACGAACCGCTGAAGAAGGTGACATCCACTCGTTGGCCTAACGAagaaccaagaacagaagcatcaACCAGCTCCGGTTCTTCCCTACCTTCAGAAGGTGAACTTTCTAACCAGTTGATGGCGCCGCTGCTGAGCACCAGGGAATTCGAGGAAGATGCTTCTGAAAATGCAGCAGTGGGCTCTTCTCTTCAGTTAGGAGTGGTGGTACCTGCTGGGCATCGGCGGCCGCCATTGTCATCCTCTGCGTCTCTTGGGGAGTATGACCTGAAGAGGAAAGGCAGCAAGCGAGCTGCGGTGATGTGTTTGGGGAGGAAGATGAGCGGCAAATTGGAAGAAAAGACACGGCATATTGTCGAGAAGATGAAGGAGAGTTCTGGAAAGGAGCAATAG